A single Vicinamibacterales bacterium DNA region contains:
- a CDS encoding winged helix-turn-helix domain-containing protein, with protein sequence MNDAPSFRIGPWTAIPSQNLIECDSRSIRLEPRAMDVLVALARAGGAVVSIESLMTTVWEDVTVGDGSVYLAIGQLRQALGNGDKRTRYIETIPKRGYRLTASVERVDADTPAAPTAPTAPVLHGSPAWLMAVAALVGVAAAGAAAILTFRNSVRPPATQSVAVLPFDNLSSDPEREFFADGITVETLNALSRVRELRVTSRTSSFRFKDRGGDLRAVGEALGVEHVLQGSVRTAGDQVRITVQLSRAGTGDRLWSETYERRVDDIFVIQDDIARSVADALQVKLGIGAVGRVPGMTRNVAAYEEYLRARARNLDWQPQSFPLAVAHLQRAVALDPSFAIAWARLSSVYQNGMFLVPERAEEWRKNAAEALAQARALTPDAPDVLEEIGIVEARRRNWASAARAFEELQMSSARYGLADRASGPRGVLLLAVGRTREAIPALERARAQDPFAPAIAGFLSAAHLADRNITGALAEIDRGLRLEGLETQLLDGGFVAALNQDDQALIRMRLAAIPDESLTARVSRRLLRFIDAPAGAAADIRLLASSASADEKALLAEWAAFYREPELSLRLLTDAAPHVRHPALLWQPLFRDVRGLPAFRDLARTLGLVEYWRAFGWSDFCQPTTGDEFACR encoded by the coding sequence GTGAACGACGCGCCGAGCTTCCGGATCGGGCCCTGGACCGCCATACCGAGCCAGAACCTGATCGAGTGCGACTCGCGCTCGATTAGGCTCGAGCCGCGTGCCATGGACGTCCTGGTCGCCCTGGCCCGGGCCGGCGGTGCCGTCGTCTCCATCGAGTCGTTGATGACGACGGTCTGGGAAGACGTCACGGTGGGCGACGGGTCGGTGTATCTCGCCATCGGGCAGCTGCGGCAGGCCCTCGGGAATGGCGACAAGCGCACGCGATACATCGAGACGATCCCCAAACGGGGCTATCGCCTGACGGCGTCCGTGGAGCGTGTGGATGCCGATACCCCCGCCGCGCCCACGGCTCCGACAGCGCCCGTTCTCCACGGGTCGCCCGCTTGGTTGATGGCCGTGGCTGCACTGGTTGGCGTCGCCGCGGCCGGCGCCGCTGCGATACTCACCTTCCGCAACAGTGTGCGGCCTCCCGCGACCCAGTCGGTGGCCGTGCTGCCGTTCGACAACCTGTCGTCGGATCCCGAGCGGGAGTTCTTCGCCGACGGGATCACCGTCGAAACGCTGAATGCGCTGTCACGTGTGCGTGAGTTGCGCGTCACCTCACGAACGTCGTCGTTCCGGTTCAAGGACAGGGGCGGGGACCTGCGTGCCGTCGGCGAGGCGCTCGGCGTGGAGCACGTGCTGCAGGGCAGCGTGCGCACGGCAGGGGATCAGGTGCGCATCACGGTCCAGTTGAGTCGCGCAGGGACCGGCGACCGTCTCTGGTCAGAAACCTACGAGCGCCGGGTCGACGACATCTTTGTGATTCAGGATGACATTGCCAGGTCGGTCGCGGATGCTCTGCAAGTCAAGCTCGGGATCGGCGCCGTCGGCCGCGTGCCAGGCATGACCCGCAATGTTGCCGCCTACGAGGAGTACCTGCGTGCGCGCGCGCGCAATCTCGACTGGCAGCCCCAATCTTTTCCACTCGCCGTCGCGCACCTCCAGCGGGCGGTCGCGCTCGATCCTTCGTTCGCGATCGCCTGGGCGCGTTTGAGCTCGGTCTATCAGAACGGCATGTTCCTCGTTCCGGAGCGGGCGGAGGAATGGCGGAAGAACGCCGCCGAAGCGCTCGCGCAGGCGAGAGCGCTGACGCCCGATGCACCCGACGTGCTGGAGGAAATCGGGATTGTGGAGGCGAGGCGCCGGAATTGGGCATCAGCGGCGCGCGCGTTCGAGGAGCTGCAGATGTCCTCCGCGCGTTACGGACTCGCCGATCGGGCATCGGGTCCCCGGGGCGTTCTTCTGCTGGCGGTGGGTCGCACGCGCGAAGCCATACCTGCACTCGAGCGGGCGCGGGCGCAGGACCCCTTCGCGCCGGCCATTGCCGGCTTCCTGAGCGCGGCGCACTTGGCCGACAGGAATATCACCGGTGCGCTCGCCGAGATCGATCGCGGTCTCAGGCTCGAGGGCCTCGAAACACAGCTGCTCGATGGCGGGTTCGTGGCGGCGCTCAATCAGGACGACCAGGCGCTGATTCGCATGCGCCTCGCCGCGATTCCGGACGAGTCTTTGACCGCGCGCGTGAGCCGCAGGCTGCTGCGGTTCATAGATGCCCCGGCGGGGGCCGCGGCCGACATTCGCCTTCTGGCGTCTTCGGCGAGCGCGGATGAGAAGGCGCTGCTCGCTGAGTGGGCCGCCTTCTACCGCGAGCCGGAGCTATCGCTGCGCCTCTTGACGGACGCAGCTCCACACGTGCGCCATCCAGCGCTCTTGTGGCAGCCGCTGTTTCGGGACGTCCGAGGGCTTCCGGCATTCAGGGATCTCGCCCGTACATTGGGACTCGTCGAGTATTGGCGCGCTTTTGGCTGGTCAGACTTCTGCCAACCCACAACCGGGGACGAATTTGCTTGTCGGTAG
- a CDS encoding nuclear transport factor 2 family protein — protein MRRILFVVLLTLAASAPAVGQASAEQQIRDLEKQSLEAAERGTGHAFAERYLADDFLFTDLMGRVMTKAQILARPKSTPGKGAVMEVDDQQVRVYGDTAVVTGRVTFTSADNPKPDSRPAARYTRVWVHQGGSWKLVAEQLTRIAAPAVG, from the coding sequence ATGCGACGCATTCTCTTCGTTGTGCTCTTGACCCTTGCAGCCTCCGCTCCAGCCGTTGGGCAGGCCAGCGCCGAACAGCAGATTCGGGATCTCGAGAAACAGTCTTTGGAGGCGGCCGAGCGCGGGACCGGACATGCGTTTGCCGAGCGCTACCTCGCCGACGATTTCCTCTTCACGGATCTGATGGGACGTGTCATGACCAAGGCGCAGATACTGGCGAGGCCGAAATCCACCCCTGGCAAGGGGGCCGTGATGGAGGTTGACGATCAGCAGGTGCGGGTCTACGGCGATACGGCAGTAGTCACCGGACGCGTGACGTTTACGAGCGCAGACAATCCGAAGCCGGACAGCAGGCCCGCGGCCCGCTACACGCGGGTGTGGGTCCACCAGGGCGGCAGCTGGAAGCTGGTCGCCGAGCAGCTGACGCGGATCGCCGCGCCGGCGGTAGGCTGA